The segment GATTACGGGCCTTATCCTTTGGTCGCCAATATGGAAAGGGCGACAATGATCAATCCCAATTTTAGAACGGCGCTTTGGACGGGAAAGTATCTGCAAGTAACCTTAATGAGTTTGCGCCCCGGCGAAAATATTGGCTTAGAAGTCCATCCCGATACGGACCAATTTTTGATGGTCATGCACGGAAAGGCAAAAGTCATGATGGGCAAAACCAAAGACAACCTCAACTTTACCGCGGACGCGCCCCCCAACACCGCGATAGTCGTTCCCGCTAACACCTGGCACAACCTTACCAATATCGGCAACACGCCGCTAAAGCTGTTCACAATCTACGCGCCGCCCGAACATCCTTTTGGAACGGTCCACCGCACCAAAGCCGAGGCCGAGGAAGCCGAAAAAAACTACAAAACAGCCCA is part of the Clostridiales bacterium genome and harbors:
- a CDS encoding cupin domain-containing protein, which codes for MSYSNNYFGRDPNKPMTDQKQQSYAPRSNETRPTSQQLKDYGPYPLVANMERATMINPNFRTALWTGKYLQVTLMSLRPGENIGLEVHPDTDQFLMVMHGKAKVMMGKTKDNLNFTADAPPNTAIVVPANTWHNLTNIGNTPLKLFTIYAPPEHPFGTVHRTKAEAEEAEKNYKTAQTASGFIYSLEE